ATCTTCCGTATCAGCCCGCACCTCATCACACGGTCGGAGGACTTTTGGCGTGAGCTCCTTCGTCTCCATTACCGCGAGGCGGCCCTTCCGCCCGTACTTGCGCAGCACGTGGGGAAAGTGGTCGGCGAGCGCAACATTTTTAAAGGTATGCCTATCGCCGAGCTGTTTTCGCAAAGGGGCCTCACGCTGCGAGTGGTACAAGAAGCTTGGTATCGCTATCTCACCAAACTAGGAGTCACTGGAACTCGCACGGGTGAGCCCACGCCGCCCGATTACGTCGCGAAGCTCGACTTGCCTTTCGATCATCACGACGTCCGCGTGATCGTCGACTCGATGTTCCTGGATGGCACGCTACACCCGCTGGTAGTCCAGGGTGTGCCGGCCACTCTGCCGGAATGGGCCAAGGCGGGCGTGGTGCAGGACCCCGCGTCGATGCAGAACCTGGTGTTTGAAGGCGTCAAGAGCCTTAAGGCGGAAGTGCCGACCATCGAGTCACCGCACCGCGACTGGACCCATTTCTCGCGTCGCCTAGGCGAAGTCATCTCACGGTTTCACCGATTGGATGCAGCCCGAGCGGAAAGCATCAAGGACGCGATGCGAGACCTGGCTATCTCCGCCGACGATCGGTTGCGTGAATGGGTAGGCAAGCATTATGCGGACCTGCCGTCATTGCCCGCCGCCAAGGGACCGATCATGGTCCACCATGTGCCGAGGTATCTGGCGATGCGCCGGGGCAACGGCGAGAAGAAGATCGCGCTGGTGGTATTTGACGGGCTGGCCGTAGATCAGTGGATACTGATCCGGGAGACCGTGGTCAGTCGGTCGCAGCGGCTGATGTTCGACGAGAGTGCCTGCTTTGCGTGGCTGCCAACCCTGACTTCAGTGTCCCGGCAGGCGCTGTTCTCCGGCTTGCGCCCACGTGAGTTCGCCGACAGCATCGAATCAACCTCTCAGGAACCGGCGCAATGGACACGGTTCTGGCAGGACCATGGTCTTCGCGCAAATGAGGTGCTGTACCGCAGGTCGATCAAACGCACCGATGACCTCCCCGCGCTTGAAGCAGCCCTGACCCATCCGGCTGTGAAGGTGGCTGGCCTTGTCGTGGACACCGTCGACGAGATCATCCATGGGGCAGTGCTTGGAAAGCGTGGCATTGCAGCCCAGATCGCAAGCTGGTGCGAGTCGGGCTTCGTGGATCGTCTATTCTCGATGCTGCTGGACAACGGATTCCACGTCTACCTAACCGCAGACCACGGCAACGTCGAAGCGGTGGGCATTGGCCGCCCGAACGAAGGGGTCGCGTCTGAGCTGCGCGGGGAGCGTGTCAGGATTTATCGCAGCGAGGCTTTGATCGCGGAGACGGCGGCAGCCAATCCGAAGACCTTCCGTCTGGATGTCGCTGGACTTCCGGCGGGCTTCATGCCGCTATTCGCAGGAGGACGCGGAGCGTTCGTACCGAAGGATGACCAGGTCGTGGTTCATGGCGGTGTCTCCGTAGAGGAACTAATCGTGCCCTTCGTGAAAGTGAGCTACGCGAATTGAATCGAATGGCGTCGTCATCACCCCAGATTGGCTTTGATCGCTTTATAGCGATCGAATGGGCAGCTGCCGCGCTCAAGGTACGCGCCGAACTCGGCACGCTCGATGAGCTGAATGCCCTGCTGGATGCTGCTGGACTGGGTGTAGCAGCACGAAAGAAGACACGGACCGTGCTGAATCGTTTGTGGCTTGCGCCACGCCCGGAACTCGCCGACTTCGCCGAGCGTGGCGTCGCGATCTTAAAGGCCGACCCGAGCGTCCCTATCGCCGCCCTGACCTGGGGCATGGCCATTGCCACCTATCCGTTCTTCGGCAAGGTGGCGGAGCTGGTGGGGCGCCTCTCGGCGCTGCAGGGTGATTGTGCTTCGGCGGAAGTCCATCGCCGAATGAGCGAAGCCTATGGCGAGCGTGAAGGCACGTACCGGATGACCAACATGGTGCTTCAGTCGCAGGCAAGCTGGGGCGCGATCGAGCGCGTCGAGAAGGGCAAGCGCCTCGTGCGCATGAAGCCGATCGTGGTCAGCGACGAGCAGGCCGTAGCTTGGTTGGTCGAGGCCGCCCTGCGTTACGTCGGCAAAGCGGTGTCCGTCTCTGCCCTATCGTCTCAGGTCGTCCTCTATCCATTCGTGCTCGATCAGCCGCTGGGGTACCTCGTTTCGAAGAGCCCGAACCTGGCCGTCCATTCCCAAGGGTCAAGCAGCCAAGTGGTTTCCTTGAAAGCGAGTGAGTGAATGACTGCGCAGCGATGTAAGATCGCAGCATGGGAATCGGTCCATAACGGCCCCTGACAGGTTGACAAAGGATGCAGTTCCTACGGTCAACGCCGTTCTGTGATGAGGAGCAAAGCAACTTCAGCTTCGCGCCGGGTAACGAGACCAGGAAGCACCCTT
The genomic region above belongs to Nevskiales bacterium and contains:
- the pglZ gene encoding BREX-3 system phosphatase PglZ codes for the protein AVVRQLGTEMLPFLFEAQARHAHQTLGEAATKEFVLTHIFRISPHLITRSEDFWRELLRLHYREAALPPVLAQHVGKVVGERNIFKGMPIAELFSQRGLTLRVVQEAWYRYLTKLGVTGTRTGEPTPPDYVAKLDLPFDHHDVRVIVDSMFLDGTLHPLVVQGVPATLPEWAKAGVVQDPASMQNLVFEGVKSLKAEVPTIESPHRDWTHFSRRLGEVISRFHRLDAARAESIKDAMRDLAISADDRLREWVGKHYADLPSLPAAKGPIMVHHVPRYLAMRRGNGEKKIALVVFDGLAVDQWILIRETVVSRSQRLMFDESACFAWLPTLTSVSRQALFSGLRPREFADSIESTSQEPAQWTRFWQDHGLRANEVLYRRSIKRTDDLPALEAALTHPAVKVAGLVVDTVDEIIHGAVLGKRGIAAQIASWCESGFVDRLFSMLLDNGFHVYLTADHGNVEAVGIGRPNEGVASELRGERVRIYRSEALIAETAAANPKTFRLDVAGLPAGFMPLFAGGRGAFVPKDDQVVVHGGVSVEELIVPFVKVSYAN